The window GAGTGGTGTCGAGCGGGAGCGAGGCGATCAACAGCGCGGGCACGCCGAGGGGTTCGTCGCTGGGCGTGGGCGCGTGCACGACGGGGCTGGTGCGGGGCTTGGCCGGTGTCCCGTCGGCGTCGACCGGGACGGCCCAGGTGACCGACCAGTGGGGGCGCAGCCGCTCCTCGACGGGCCGGTCGGCGAGCAGCGCGGGCTCCAGCGCGCCGTGCGCGGAGACGGTACGCCAGCGGGTCGTGCCGTCGCGGGAGTCCTCGACGACCACATCGCCCTCGGCGTCCGCGTCGACGCGGCGCCGGATCGTCCGTACGCTCCCGTCCCCGGCCTCGACGACGACTTCCGTCAGCCCGGGCAGGGCCAGCAGCAGCGCGTCGTCGACGCCCCCGAGGAGCCGCTCGGCGAGATCCTCGGCCGCCGCGTCCCGCAAGGGCAGGATCACGACGCTGTCGTACGAGTCCGGGGCGGTGCCCTCGGCCGCGAACGGCAGCCTGAGCAGCGGCACATGACCGTCGCGGCGCCGCAGTTCGTCGCCGAGCCCGGGGCTGTGGCGGGCGATGTCGGTGGCGAGTTCGCGGGCCTCGACGAGAGACCAGCGGACGCCTCCGTGCCGTCCCACGAGGGCGGGTTCGTCGGTCACGGCGAGCACGGCCGCGAAGCCGACGCCGAAGCGGCCGACCGCGCTGTCGTGGTCGTCGCGCTTGGCGGAGGCGCGCAGCGTGGAGAGGGACTCGACGCCCGTCGCGTCCAGCGGGGCGCCGGTGTTGGCGGCGACGAGGACGCCGTCGCGGAGGGTGAGCCTGAGCCTGCCGGGTACGCCGGCGCGGGCGGCGGCGTCGGCGGCGTTCTGAGCGAGCTCGACCACCAGCCGGTCCCGGTAGCCGCCGAGGACCAGGTCCTCCTCGGCGTTGGCGTCCTCGCGGAACCGGGCCGGGCTCGTCGCCCAGGCGTCCAGCACGCCGCGCCGGAGCCGCGCCGTCCCGAACGGGTCCGCGCCCTCGGCAGCCGGCCGCACGAACTTGCTCACGGTTCACTCTCCCTCTCACGTTGTACGGCCGCACGCGGTGGCTCGGTCGCGGCACGAAGGTACCGCGCGGGTCCCCTGCGGGGGGCTCGGCGGGTGGGGTGGGTAGTCGGGTGCGGGTTGCCTGTGGCTGATCGCGCAGTTCCCCGCGCCCCTGGGTGAGTGGGTGGCTGACGTCGGGGGTTCACCGCGGGCCGGTGGGGGTTGCTCGCGCAGTTCCCCGCGCCCCTGGGTGAGTGGGTGGCTGATGTCGGGGGTTCGCCGCAGGGCGGTGGGGGTTGCCCGCGCAGTTCCCCGCGCCCCTGAAGAGCGGGGCTGCGCCCCTGGCTTTTTGTCTTTAGGGGCGCGGGGAACTGCGCGCTCAGCCGAAACGCACCCGCACTCGACACACGACACCGACCCTCACCCACCCAGGGGCGCGGGGAACTGCGCGACAAGCCACGGGCAACCCGCACTGAACAGCGAGCCGGCGGCAGCCTAGGAGTGACCGAACTCCGACGACGGCTCGTCCGGGCCCACCGACACCGACCCCGAGTCCGGCGAAGGTCGCAGGGGGAACGGGTCCACCCGGGTCTCGTCGATCACCGGCGGCGCGGGCCGCGGCGGTTTCGGCATGACCGCGGCCTCCGAATGGCCACCGCACCCGTAGGACAGCGACACCACACGCCCGTCCGCCGGCGAGAACTCATTCGCGCACAGACCGAACGCCTGCCCGAGCGAGCCCCCGATGGGATTGAGGAAGCCACAGCTGACGCAGGTGGCGGGAGCGGCCTGGGCCATCGCCGTCTTGGGCCCGTACGAGTCCTCCCAGCGGTCGGCGGCGACATGCAGCCCGTACCGCGACAGCACCCGCGCCCGCCGCATCCCGAGCTCCTCGGCGACGGAGGCGATCGACCCACGGGTCGGTACGGCCGGCAGCGTGGCCGGCGTCCCGGCCGTGACGTCGGCGTCCTCCGCCTCCACGAGCTCGGCCATCTCCTCGGAGATCGGCGAGTTCGGTGCGGGCTCGTCCTCGCCGGAGAACCCCGCCTCCAGGCGCAGATCCTCCGCGTCCGTGGGCAGGAGGTCCCCGGGGCCCATGTCCCCGGGCCGGAGCCGCTCACTCCAGGGCACCCACTCGGGTGCCTGCAGCGCGTCCGGTCCTGGCAGCAGAACCGTCTCGTCCAGGGTGACGAGCTTCGCCCGCGAGGCCCGGGCCACGGTCACGGCCCAGCGCCACCCGCGATAGCCCAGGTCCTTGCACTCGAAGAAGTGCGTGACGACGCGATCCCCCTCGCTGACCATCCCCGCGTGCTCCCCGACGACGCCGGGCACGGCGGCCTCCTCGGCGGCGGCCCGGGCGAGGTCGACGGCCTCGGCACACAGACGGTCGGGGGTTCGGCTTCGCGTTGTCGCGCTCACAGGTATCGCTTCTCTCCTACGCCGTCTCACGAGTGCGCCGTCCCTCGACGGGGGTGCGGACGGAGCGGACCGGAGGGCCGCGTCGACGTCCGCGCCCGATCGCACTCGGGCGCACCTACGTCATCCATTCTGCGGGATGGCCGAGAGGCGCGCGGCCGAGAACAACCGCCGCGGGCGCGCTACGCACGCTACCGTCTCGTCGGCGCCTGGCCTACACCGCGGTCTCTTCGCCGCTCATCGGCGTGGCCTTTGCGGGCTCCGCGATGGGTGCTTTGCCCGCTCCCGCGACGGATGGCTCCGCCCACCAGCCAGGCCGTTCTTCGCCGCTCAGTGGCGAAAACTCGCCGGTCCGCCCGTCCGCAGCAGCTCCACAATCCCCCGGAACCAGCCGCTCAGCGGCGAACTCACAGCGCCCACTCAGCCCCTATACGCGCGGTAACCGCGCTACATGAGCCGTTCTCGGGGCACTATTGCGGAGTGGCAGCCGCAAGGTCGCCCCATGGTGCCACCGGGATCGGTGGGGCCGGGGCGGGACGAACGAGCGGATCGGGCCCGGTGCGAGGGGCCGTCCGTTCCGTCGGGCGTGCCCTGCACCTGCCGTTCACGGGGACGGCCAGGGGCATCAGAAAGGCGACACACGCGCACGGCGCGGGCGAGTCGGGCCTCGGCAAGCTGATCGAACTGCACGGGGTGAACGGCGCCGGCGACATGATGATCACCGTCGCGCTCGCCTCCACGGTCTTCTTCTCGGTGCCGACGGACGAGGCCCGAGGCCGCGTGGCGCTCTACCTCGCGATCACCATGGCCCCGTTCGCACTCCTCGCCCCGGTCATCGGGCCGCTCCTGGACCGCCTCCCGCACGGCCGCCGCGCCGCGATGGCGGGCGCGTTCATCGCCCGCGCGTTCATGGCCCTGCTGCTGTCGAGCGCGGTCGTCACGGGCAGCATCGAGCTCTACCCGGCGGCCCTCGGCGTCCTGGTGGCGTCGAAGGCGTACGGCGTGGTCAGAAGCGCCGTGGTGCCCCGGCTCCTGCCACCCGCGTTCTCCCTGGTGAAGGCGAACTCACGGGTCACGCTCGGCGGCCTCCTCGCCACCGGTGTGGCCGCCCCGATCGGGGCCGGACTGCAGGCCCTCGGGCCGCGCTATCCGCTCTACGGCGCCTTCGTGATCTTCGTGGCCGGTACGTTCCTGTCGTTCCAGCTCCCGCACAAGGTGGACTCCGCCAAGGGCGAGGACAAGGCCCTGCTCGCCGCGGACGAGCAGCACCTGCACGGGCCGCACCTGAAACCGCCGAAGCGCCCGGGGCTGCGTACGGTCGGCACGGCGGTCACGCACGCGCTCGCCGCGAACGCGGCGCTGCGCTGTCTCTCCGGGTTCCTGATCTTCTTCCTCGCGTTCCTGCTGCGCGAGCATCCGCTGGCCGGTGCGAGCGCGGCGGTCTCGCT is drawn from Streptomyces liliifuscus and contains these coding sequences:
- a CDS encoding DUF3027 domain-containing protein, giving the protein MSATTRSRTPDRLCAEAVDLARAAAEEAAVPGVVGEHAGMVSEGDRVVTHFFECKDLGYRGWRWAVTVARASRAKLVTLDETVLLPGPDALQAPEWVPWSERLRPGDMGPGDLLPTDAEDLRLEAGFSGEDEPAPNSPISEEMAELVEAEDADVTAGTPATLPAVPTRGSIASVAEELGMRRARVLSRYGLHVAADRWEDSYGPKTAMAQAAPATCVSCGFLNPIGGSLGQAFGLCANEFSPADGRVVSLSYGCGGHSEAAVMPKPPRPAPPVIDETRVDPFPLRPSPDSGSVSVGPDEPSSEFGHS
- a CDS encoding MFS transporter translates to MAAARSPHGATGIGGAGAGRTSGSGPVRGAVRSVGRALHLPFTGTARGIRKATHAHGAGESGLGKLIELHGVNGAGDMMITVALASTVFFSVPTDEARGRVALYLAITMAPFALLAPVIGPLLDRLPHGRRAAMAGAFIARAFMALLLSSAVVTGSIELYPAALGVLVASKAYGVVRSAVVPRLLPPAFSLVKANSRVTLGGLLATGVAAPIGAGLQALGPRYPLYGAFVIFVAGTFLSFQLPHKVDSAKGEDKALLAADEQHLHGPHLKPPKRPGLRTVGTAVTHALAANAALRCLSGFLIFFLAFLLREHPLAGASAAVSLGIVGVSAGAGNALGTAVGAALRTRSPELIIVTVIAVVLGVAITAAVFFGVILVAILAAFAGFAQALSKLSLDALIQRDVPELVRTSAFARSETILQMAWVVGGAIGIALPLNGTLGLSVAAAIVAAGWLTTVRGLLVAARRGGRQHARVA